Below is a window of Polyangiaceae bacterium DNA.
ACCTGCCCACCCTCTACGTGCTCGACGAGCCCACTACCGGCCTGCACCTGGCCGACGTCTCGAAGCTCGTCGCGGTGCTCAGCCGCCTGGTCGAGCGGGGGGACACGCTGGTGGTCATCGAGCACCACCCGCTGGTCATCGCCGGGGCGGACTGGGTGGTCGAGCTCGGCCCGGACGGGGGCGAGCGTGGTGGGCGGGTCGTCGCCGAGGGCCCCCCCGCGAAGATTGCCGGCAGGAAGACTCCCACCGGATCCGTGCTGCGGGAGGTCTTCGGGGCTCCTGCGGCGCCGGGTAAGCAGAACGACAGTGCTGCGGAGCGCACCGCGAACCCGCTATGATCGGCGCATGCGCCATCGGGGATCGCTGCTCTGCTTGCTCACCTGCATGACGGTCGCACCGCCACTGGCGGCTCAGGCTGGGAAGGACGAGAAGAAGGAAGACGACATCGTCATCGACAACCGTCCGCGCTCCAAGCAGCGGGAGATCAAAGAGGGGCAGACCGAGACCACGGAGTTCGAGAGCGACACACCGTTCGGCGGCGCGGCGCCGGATCCGCGAGTGCTCCGCGAAGAACGCTGGAAGCCGGGCGTCGGCTGGGGGTTCCGGCTGGGCTTCGCCTTCCCCATGGGCGACTACTCCGGGAACGCCAAGCTCTCGCAGGTGGCGGATGGCCTGATCTTCCTGGGCGGGGAGGTGGGCTACTGGTTCCTCCCGCAGCTCTTCACCGGCGTCGCGCTGAGCGGCGGCTACATGCTGCCGGACTGCGGCGACGACGCCAGCTGCATGGCCTGGCAGCTGCGCGGGGGCCCGCTGGTCTTGTGGAGGGTCGCGCCGTTCTCCAACCTGACGCCGTTCTTCGGCGTCGGTGCCGGCTACGAGTGGATCACCTTCAACGCCTCGACCGACACGATCTCGGCGAACACGTCCGCGCACGGCTTCGAATACGTGAACCTTCAGGCGGGCCTGGACGTCAGGTCGCGCAGCGAGATCTACGGCGTCTTCGTCAGCTGGTCCCTCGGCAAGTACACGAAGTACAGCAGCAGCGTCGAGAGCGATCTGCCCGGGTTCAGCAAGGAGGAATCCGGGAGCATCGAAGATCCACAGACCCACAGCTGGCTGGGCATCGGCGTGCGCGGCACGTTCGAGTGAGCTGCTCTCCCTACTACTTCGCGCCGCCCGGGAGCTTCAGCCGGCCGCCGCCGGTCTTTGCAGGCGGCGGTGGCGGCGGCAGCTCCGGCTGAGTGGGCTGCGTCGGAGGCGGTGGAGTGGTCGGCGCGGTCGGCGGCGGCGGCAAGGTGCTCGGGCTCGTCGTGGGCTTCGGCTTGGCGGTGCTCGCGGGCTTGGTCGTGCTCACCGGCGGAGGCGGCTCCGCGGGCGGCGGAGCCGGGGCCGCGGCCGGCTCCGGAGGCGGCGTGCCTTGCGGCTGAATCACCACCGGGCCGCCACCCGTGGGCACCGACAGCGTCTGCGTGGGTTCGTCGTCCTTGCCACGCATGACGACGACCAGGGCGATCACGCCGCCGATCACCGCGAGCAGGCCGAGCAGTCCGCCGACGAGGAGCCCGGTGCTCGAGCCGCCGCCGCGCGCTGGCGGCGGCGCGTAATAGGGCGCTGCGACGCGAACCGGCGGGGGCGCAGGCGAGACCGCCGGCGCGAACGGAGTCGGCGCGACCTGCGGGAAGGCGCCCGGTGCGGCGGGCGCGTCGAAGATCGGCGGCTCACCCGGTTGCGTCTTGCCAGCCTTCTCCCAGGGCGCGGCGTTTGCCGGCGGGCCGGGCACGGGCTCGTCCACGACGGTCGCCGCGACCTTCTTCGGCGGAGCAGCCTCTGTCGCCTCGGGCGCCGTCTCCGGCGCGATCGGAGCGTCGGCGCGCGGAGCGTCGGGCGCCGTCTCCGGCGGAGCGTCGGCGGCGTTCTTCTCCGTGTCCGGCGCCGTCGTCGGGTCGGACATCTCCTGTGTTCGTTTGGGCGCCGTGGGTTCGTCGCTCATCTGGGGCAGGCTCCGCGCCCTTCTTGGTACCGAATTCCGACCGGACGTGCAAACCTCGCCAGCGTCGTGCTGCGCGTCGTCGTCGATGCTCGGAGCATTTCCGGCAAGAAGAGCGGCGTCGGCAACGGCCTGGAGGCGCTGCTCCGGCACATGCTGCCGCTGGCCGAAGGCTTCCGCTTCCTGCTGCTCCGCCACCCGGATGCCGAGCAGCCCTTGCTGCGGGACGAACGCGTCGAGGAGCTCACCTTCCCGGGTGAGACGAAGAGCGCGGCGACGGTATTCGGTCTGGGCTTCGCCCACCGCTTCGGCGACTGGGACCTGTTTCACTCGCCGGGTGACATCGTGCCCCTCGGCCTCGGCTGCCCCTGGGTGGTGACGACCCACGATCTGATGTGGGTCGAGGCGCCGGAGCTGGCGTCAGCGTTCGCCCCGGTGCGCCTCGGCTACGGGCTCTGGTACCGCGCCACGTTCGGGCGCGCCATCCGCGGCGCGCGCCGGGTCATCGCGATCTCGGAGACCACCGCGCGCGCCATCGCGCGGATCTACCCGAGCGAGGCCGAGAAGGTCCGTGTCGTGCGCCACGGCTTCGATGCGTCGCGCCACGACGCGCGCCTCGCAGGCCCGCGCTCGCTGCTCGAGCCGTGGCTGCCGCGCGGGGTGCGCTACTCGCTGATCGTGGGGCAAGGCTCGCCCTACAAGAACCACGTGCGGATGGTCCGCGCCTTCGTCGAGGCCATGGGCTCCCGCAGCGATCACAGGCTGGTGTTGGTGCGGCGCTTCGCCCGCGTGGATCCGGAGATGGACCGCCTGCTCGCCCGCCCCGACGTTCGCGCGCTGGTCGTGCCTTTGCCCCACGTGACCGACGAGATCCTCTTTGCGCTGTACGCGCACGCACACATGCTCCTGTTCGCGTCGCTCTACGAGGGCTTCGGGCTGCCCGCGCTCGAGGCCATGGGCTTCGGCCTACCCGTCCTGGCCTCCACGACGGACGCGCTCCTGGAAGTGACGGGTGACGCCGCGCTGCACGCCGATCCGTGGGACCACGCCGACCTGGTCGCGAAGATCCGCGCGCTGGACGCGGACGTGGAGCTCCGCGGGCGGCTCTGCGAGGCTGGCAAGCGTCGTGCGCAGAGCTTCTCCTGGGAGCTCGCCGCGCGTAAGACGCTCGAAGTGTATCGGGAGGCAGTGGAGGCAAGATGACCGCATTCATCGCCGGCGCGACCGGCTACACCGGACGGGAGCTGGTTCGCGTGCTCCGCGAGGGCGGGCGGACGGTC
It encodes the following:
- a CDS encoding glycosyltransferase family 4 protein, with the translated sequence MLRVVVDARSISGKKSGVGNGLEALLRHMLPLAEGFRFLLLRHPDAEQPLLRDERVEELTFPGETKSAATVFGLGFAHRFGDWDLFHSPGDIVPLGLGCPWVVTTHDLMWVEAPELASAFAPVRLGYGLWYRATFGRAIRGARRVIAISETTARAIARIYPSEAEKVRVVRHGFDASRHDARLAGPRSLLEPWLPRGVRYSLIVGQGSPYKNHVRMVRAFVEAMGSRSDHRLVLVRRFARVDPEMDRLLARPDVRALVVPLPHVTDEILFALYAHAHMLLFASLYEGFGLPALEAMGFGLPVLASTTDALLEVTGDAALHADPWDHADLVAKIRALDADVELRGRLCEAGKRRAQSFSWELAARKTLEVYREAVEAR